From Diospyros lotus cultivar Yz01 chromosome 4, ASM1463336v1, whole genome shotgun sequence, a single genomic window includes:
- the LOC127799207 gene encoding uncharacterized protein LOC127799207: MDAHIPTDGSGAAAAGVASGSNPPLVVASGLRPPIAAVSATASMQGLGSAVAKPTPHPTSSKMIAPLSLSGLADPLYNVYCTTYATSKQLWETLEKKYKLEDAGTKKFLVGKFLDYKIVDTKLVVNQMEELQIIISDLHSEGLVINEPFQVAAVIEKLPPSWKDFKNYLKHKRKELSMEDLALRLRIEEDNRKRDKVSDRFEAKAHLAEALKSQPKKQQGKRVSGSLGPKKSTTNKRIQGTCWVCGKTGHRAMDCRHKKSQSSGSNQRKSKPSYANMVEDDEIVAVITEVCMVDNAKG; the protein is encoded by the exons ATGGATGCCCATATTCCTACTGATGGTTCcggtgctgctgctgctggtgtTGCCTCGGGTTCAAACCCGCCCCTTGTTGTTGCCTCGGGTCTTCGCCCACCCATTGCCGCTGTTTCTGCAACAGCTTCTATGCAAGGGCTCGGTTCAGCCGTGGCCAAGCCAACCCCACAT CCCACATCCTCAAAGATGATTGCCCCGTTGTCTCTGAGTGGCTTGGCCGACCCGCTGTACAATGTGTATTGCACAACGTATGCTACTTCCAAGCAATTGTGGGAGACCTTGGAGAAGAAATATAAGCTTGAAGATGCTGGCACCAAGAAATTTCTAGTAGGTAAGTTCCTGGATTACAAGATAGTTGATACCAAATTGGTGGTCAACCAGATGGAGGAACTACAAATCATCATTAGTGATTTGCATAGCGAGGGATTGGTCATCAATGAGCCATTCCAAGTTGCTGCTGTGATTGAGAAGCTGCCACCTTCATGGAAGGATTTCAAAAACTATCTCAAGCACAAGCGCAAGGAGTTGTCTATGGAAGATCTGGCTCTTCGTCTTCGTATTGAAGAAGACAATCGCAAAAGAGATAAAGTCTCAGACAGATTTGAAGCTAAGGCTCACTTAGCTGAGGCTCTCAAATCTCAGCCTAAGAAGCAGCAAGGCAAGAGAGTAAGCGGATCGCTGGGTCCGAAGAAGTCTACTACCAACAAACGCATTCAAGGCACCTGTTGGGTGTGCGGTAAGACAGGCCATAGGGCTATGGATTGCAGACACAAGAAGAGTCAAAGCTCTGGTAGCAACCAGCGCAAGTCTAAGCCTTCTTATGCCAATATGGTGGAAGATGATGAGATCGTTGCAGTCATCACTGAAGTTTGCATGGTTGATAATGCCAAAGGCTAG
- the LOC127798781 gene encoding calcium-binding protein CP1, translating to MCPTGVTLPPDPAAKGADFRPAFDALDADRDGKISKEDLRSFYAGFSGGVEEEVIGTMMSVADVNRDGYVEYEEFETVLRERSGGGGGGGGVMEEAFRVMDRDGDGRVGVEDLKGYLKWAGFGEASDEDVKAMIRLGGGDERQGVTYDRLLKILAV from the coding sequence ATGTGCCCGACCGGTGTTACCTTACCGCCGGACCCCGCAGCCAAGGGCGCCGATTTCCGCCCCGCCTTCGACGCCCTGGACGCCGACCGAGACGGAAAGATAAGCAAGGAGGACCTCCGCTCCTTCTACGCCGGGTTTTCCGGCGGCGTGGAGGAAGAGGTGATCGGGACGATGATGTCGGTGGCGGACGTGAACAGGGACGGGTACGTGGAGTACGAGGAGTTCGAGACGGTGTTGAGGGAGAggagcggcggcggcggaggaggaggaggggtgATGGAGGAGGCGTTTAGGGTTATGGACAGAGACGGAGACGGCAGGGTGGGCGTGGAGGATCTGAAAGGATACCTGAAATGGGCGGGGTTTGGGGAGGCGAGCGACGAGGATGTGAAGGCCATGATCAGATTGGGCGGCGGCGATGAGAGGCAGGGCGTCACCTACGACCGCCTTCTAAAGATTCTGGCGGTCTGA